A DNA window from Naumovozyma dairenensis CBS 421 chromosome 8, complete genome contains the following coding sequences:
- the CDC19 gene encoding pyruvate kinase CDC19 (similar to Saccharomyces cerevisiae CDC19 (YAL038W) and PYK2 (YOR347C); ancestral locus Anc_7.45) yields MESRLARLTNLQVTAGDNLRRTSIIGTIGPKTNNPETLVALRKAGLNIVRMNFSHGSYEYHQSVIDNARKSEELYPGRPLAIALDTKGPEIRTGTTTNEVDYPIPPNHEMIFTTDDKYAKACDDKIMYVDYKNITKVISAGKIIYVDDGVLSFEVLEVVDDKTLKVKSMNAGKICSHKGVNLPGTDVDLPALSEKDKADLRFGVKNGVHMVFASFIRTAQDVLTIREVLGEDGADIKIVVKIENQQGVNNFDEILKVTDAVMVARGDLGIEIPAPEVLAVQKKLIAKSNLAGKPVICATQMLESMTYNPRPTRAEVSDVGNAILDGADCVMLSGETAKGNYPINAVTTMADTALIAEQAVAYQSLYDDLRNLTPKPTSTTETVAASAVAAVYEQKAKAIIVLSTSGLTPRLVSKYRPDCPIILVTRNPRAARFSHLSRGVFPFVYEKDSVADWTEDVELRLKYGIEKAIEMGILKKGDTYVSIQGFKAGEGHSNTLQVAFA; encoded by the coding sequence ATGGAATCCAGATTAGCCAGATTAACTAACTTACAAGTCACTGCCGGTGATAACTTAAGAAGAACCTCCATCATTGGTACCATTGGTCCAAAGACCAACAACCCAGAAACTTTGGTTGCTTTAAGAAAGGCTGGTTTGAACATTGTCCGTATGAACTTCTCTCACGGTTCTTACGAATACCATCAATCCGTCATTGACAATGCTAGAAAATCTGAAGAATTATACCCAGGTAGACCATTAGCTATTGCTTTAGATACCAAGGGTCCAGAAATCAGAACTGGTACCACCACCAACGAAGTTGATTACCCAATCCCACCAAACCATGAAATGATCTTCACTACCGATGACAAATACGCTAAGGCTTGTGATGACAAAATCATGTACGTCGATTACAAGAACATCACCAAGGTTATCTCCGCTGGTAAGATCATCTACGTTGATGACGGTGTTTTATCTTTCGAAGTTTTGGAAGTCGTTGATGACAAGACTTTGAAGGTTAAGTCCATGAACGCTGGTAAGATCTGTTCTCACAAGGGTGTTAACTTACCAGGTACTGATGTCGATTTACCAGCTTTATCTGAAAAGGATAAGGCTGATTTGAGATTCGGTGTTAAGAACGGTGTCCACATGGTCTTCGCTTCTTTCATTAGAACTGCTCAAGATGTTTTAACCATCAGAGAAGTCTTAGGTGAAGATGGTGCTGATATCAAGATTGTTGTTAAGATTGAAAACCAACAAGGTGTTAACAACTTCGATGAAATCTTAAAGGTTACTGATGCTGTTATGGTTGCCAGAGGTGATTTAGGTATTGAAATCCCAGCTCCAGAAGTCTTAGCTGtccaaaagaaattgattgCTAAGTCTAACTTAGCTGGTAAGCCAGTTATCTGTGCCACTCAAATGTTGGAATCTATGACTTACAACCCAAGACCAACCAGAGCTGAAGTTTCTGATGTTGGTAACGCTATCTTAGATGGTGCTGATTGTGTTATGTTGTCTGGTGAAACCGCTAAGGGTAACTACCCAATCAACGCTGTCACCACCATGGCTGACACTGCTTTGATTGCTGAACAAGCTGTTGCTTACCAATCCTTGTACGATGACTTAAGAAACTTGACTCCAAAGCCAACTTCTACCACTGAAACTGTTGCTGCTTCTGCTGTCGCCGCTGTCTACGAACAAAAGGCTAAGGCTATCATTGTTTTGTCTACTTCCGGTTTGACCCCAAGATTAGTCTCCAAGTACAGACCAGACTGTCCAATCATCTTGGTTACCAGAAACCCAAGAGCTGCTAGATTCTCTCACTTATCTAGAGGTGTTTTCCCATTCGTTTACGAAAAGGACTCCGTTGCTGACTGGACTGAAGATGTCGAATTACGTTTGAAATACGGTATTGAAAAGGCCATTGAAATGGGTATCTTGAAGAAGGGTGACACTTACGTTTCCATCCAAGGTTTCAAGGCTGGTGAAGGTCACTCCAACACTTTGCAAGTCGCTTTCGCTTAA
- the CYC3 gene encoding holocytochrome c synthase CYC3 (similar to Saccharomyces cerevisiae CYC3 (YAL039C); ancestral locus Anc_7.38) — MGWFWADPNTQQNKSLWKASSATAISGQCPVMHERKEESISACPVMRERKEEPVSACPVMREKKQSDLNPLNNIPFNLSSERHDQQAIELPTERMISTIPRGTKKKEYWEYPSPQQMYNAMIKKGKIDSNTGEEIPEDAVESMVYVHNLLNEGSWGEILKWEQPHTKETLIEPKLLKFTGRPDKLSPRARWHHFLSNIFPSYYSNELPFDRHDWFVLRGDPNSTYLDDEGNEISGYKRIRYVLDFYGAPDDENGLPTFNIDVRPALDNFENTRDRFNHLMRPVLDKYFGSERSK; from the coding sequence ATGGGCTGGTTTTGGGCAGATCCGAATACACAACAAAATAAGAGCTTATGGAAAGCCTCATCCGCTACCGCAATAAGTGGACAATGCCCTGTAATGCATGAGAGGAAAGAAGAATCCATTAGTGCATGTCCGGTCATGCGTGAAAGGAAAGAGGAGCCCGTCAGTGCATGTCCTGTAATGCgtgaaaagaaacaatcaGATTTGAAtcctttaaataatataccattcaatttatcCTCTGAAAGGCATGATCAACAAGCAATAGAGCTCCCTACAGAACGTATGATTTCAACGATACCTAGAGGcacaaagaaaaaagaatattggGAATATCCATCCCCACAACAAATGTATAACGCCATGATCAAGAAGGGTAAGATTGATTCTAACACCGGCGAAGAGATACCGGAAGACGCCGTAGAATCAATGGTTTATGTTCATaatcttttaaatgaaGGCTCTTGGGGTGAAATTCTTAAATGGGAACAACCTCATACCAAGGAAACCCTCATTGAACCTAAGTTATTAAAATTTACTGGACGACCAGATAAATTGAGTCCCAGGGCAAGGTGGCATCATTTTTtatctaatattttccCCTCTTATTATTCGAATGAGCTCCCCTTTGATAGACATGATTGGTTTGTTCTTAGAGGTGATCCAAATTCAACTTATTTGGACGATGAAGGGAATGAAATTTCAGGTTATAAGAGAATCCGTTATGTTTTAGATTTTTATGGTGCGccagatgatgaaaatgggTTACCTACATTCAATATTGATGTCAGACCCGCCTTAGATAATTTCGAGAATACAAGAGATCGTTTCAATCATTTAATGAGACCTGTTTTAGATAAGTACTTTGGATCAGAGAGATCTAAATAA
- the NDAI0H01160 gene encoding basic helix-loop-helix domain-containing protein (similar to Saccharomyces cerevisiae TYE7 (YOR344C); ancestral locus Anc_7.47), with amino-acid sequence MAENTAIVFGPRYFHHENTKVAPNISSNTADFKYNNPMKLGDSFGPMYIQDQQDFSQYSKNNPSLMTDNNILIHHSESYPSESSASASTTWFEPLDSMLSTSNSSTSSPTTVQRLSQNQLIFTTNTGNNYINETNAIQYSGAYRNSNNNDDRISPSNNNTVVFNEINNTDDNLQLHEAFFIHNNPNFSVPSSYSSSPELPNELIKIESNSDKKNLNNIPRQPQRNQTLPNIVCKVRNKKLMKTELEQANKVQRKRLTLDQKQAHNKIEKRYRININTKISQVTNKYIPWLASEQPAFEVGESVKKEQQLKKLSKTRLNKSMILEKAVDYILYLQDNQNLFEMEVQRLRNEVQILRNQFQSGERKLSRNYKSAISETFI; translated from the coding sequence ATGGCAGAAAATACAGCAATTGTCTTTGGACCAAGGTACTTTCATCATGAAAATACGAAGGTAGctccaaatatttcaagTAATACCGCAGATTTCAAGTATAATAATCCTATGAAGTTGGGAGACAGCTTTGGTCCAATGTACATACAAGATCAACAAGACTTTTCTCAGTACAGTAAGAATAATCCTTCTTTAATGacagataataatatattaatccACCACAGCGAATCTTATCCGTCCGAATCTTCCGCTTCTGCATCAACAACGTGGTTTGAACCATTAGACTCTATGTTGTCAACTTCAAACTCTTCAACGAGCTCTCCCACGACAGTACAACGACTTTCTCAAAACCAACTAATATTCACAACTAACActggtaataattatattaatgaaactaATGCCATACAATATAGTGGAGCATATCGAAactctaataataatgatgatagaATTTCTCCAAGCAATAATAACACTGTAgtatttaatgaaataaataatactgATGATAACCTTCAACTTCACGAAGCATTCTTTATACATAATAATCCCAATTTTTCTGTCCCGTCATCCTATTCAAGTTCACCAGAATTACCTAATGAACTAATAAAGATAGAGAGCAATAGtgataaaaaaaacttgaataatattccaaGACAACCACAGCGCAACCAAACCCTTCCAAACATTGTTTGTAAAGtgagaaataaaaaactaATGAAAACAGAACTAGAGCAAGCAAATAAAGTTCAAAGGAAAAGATTAACTTTGGATCAAAAACAAGCtcataataaaattgaaaaaagatatagaattaatattaatacgAAAATTAGCCAAGTTACTAACAAATACATACCATGGTTGGCGAGTGAGCAACCAGCATTTGAAGTTGGTGAATCAGTGAAGAAGGAACAACAACTTAAAAAACTTTCTAAAACAAGGTTAAATAAAAGCATGATTTTGGAAAAAGCAGTCGATTACATTCTTTATTTACAAGataatcaaaatttatttgaaatggAGGTTCAGAGATTGCGAAATGAGGTACAaattttaagaaatcaatttcaatcGGGAGAAAGAAAACTTAGTAGAAATTATAAAAGTGCAATATCAGAAACTTTTATTTAA
- the NDAI0H01170 gene encoding uncharacterized protein, with protein MKSVAIKLLLGLLVQSATSSALLQISSDTLLDEEKTISGDITVNAGSSLMINHDAELSIESGTIANNGNLCIGTTDTVSEMSIDIVARNINNKGNLIIDNGDSGDTSTKVTIGSLINSGFLRMNLKDSSESFSVTKNFINSGYILLGHVSEFDSLLTFEAPKTGIQNNGTIDVSGTNVTINAPITGGGCIYGNSMGTDLTIDTDYSLDQTFWMESSGTDSKITLLGSGKNIPIIRGFGKKSMIVLGRNIPTYNGTLTQPSYDPATGIVTISNMYGTFRIDIGKGYDGSKISAAEQTTCGSGSCYAPSLQYNGVEPAAATERPAKCAANPDLSMAVCSTCVSPSSSSAVFSSQHSTSSSVSVPATSIQTTSSAVAQHTVSKGTSSTTNDNGQCVVTEISTEYFSTLHTTTYFYTTASTITAPVTSTFITTTYSKV; from the coding sequence atgaaatcaGTTGCCATAAAACTTTTACTTGGACTTTTAGTTCAATCTGCTACGTCTTCTGCTCTTTTACAGATTTCTTCCGATACTCTTCTGGACGAAGAAAAAACCATTTCCGGCGATATTACAGTTAATGCTGGCTCTTCTTTAATGATAAACCATGATGCTGAGTTATCCATCGAAAGTGGTACCATTGCAAACAACGGTAATCTATGTATCGGTACAACTGATACTGTAAGTGAGATGTCAATTGATATTGTTGCCAGaaatatcaacaacaaGGGAAACttaattattgataatgGAGACAGTGGTGATACTTCTACCAAGGTGACAATTGGGTCATTGATTAACAGCGGGTTTTTACGTATGAATTTAAAGGACTCTAGTGAATCTTTCTCCGTTACTAAAAACTTTATCAATAGTGGTTATATTTTGCTAGGCCATGTTAGTGAGTTTGATAGTTTGTTGACATTTGAAGCCCCAAAGACCGGTATCCAAAACAATGGCACTATTGACGTTAGTGGTACTAATGTTACCATCAATGCTCCAATCACAGGTGGTGGTTGTATTTATGGAAATAGCATGGGTACTGATTTGACTATTGACACTGATTATTCCCTTGATCAGACGTTTTGGATGGAGAGTTCAGGTACAGATTCAAAAATTACGTTATTGGGTAGTGGTAAAAATATTCCTATTATCAGAGGGTTCGGtaagaaatcaatgatTGTATTAGGTAGAAACATTCCTACTTACAACGGTACTCTAACTCAACCATCCTATGATCCTGCCACAGGTATTGTGACCATTTCTAACATGTACGGTACTTTCCGAATTGACATTGGTAAGGGGTACGATGGAAGTAAAATCAGTGCTGCTGAACAAACTACTTGTGGCTCAGGTTCTTGTTACGCTCCTTCTTTGCAGTATAATGGGGTGGAACCAGCTGCAGCAACTGAGAGACCAGCCAAGTGTGCTGCCAACCCAGACCTTTCTATGGCAGTATGCAGCACTTGTGTTTCtccttcttcctcttcagcTGTTTTCTCATCCCAACATTCAACCAGCTCTTCTGTTTCGGTTCCAGCGACTTCTATTCAGACAACTTCATCTGCTGTGGCGCAACACACTGTTTCTAAAGGTACCTCCTCTACCACCAATGATAATGGACAATGTGTTGTTACTGAAATCTCAACGGAATATTTTTCTACATTACATACTACTACTTATTTCTATACCACTGCTTCAACAATTACCGCTCCAGTGACAAGTACCtttattactactacttACAGTAAGGTTTAG